In a single window of the Coregonus clupeaformis isolate EN_2021a chromosome 10, ASM2061545v1, whole genome shotgun sequence genome:
- the LOC121575086 gene encoding myosin heavy chain, fast skeletal muscle-like, giving the protein MSTDAEMAAFGPAAIYLRKPERERLEAQTAPFDAKTAFFVVEPKEMYLKGVLQSREGGKATVKTLCNKVLTVKEDDIHPMNPPKYDKIEDMAMMTHLNEPTVLYNLKERYAAWMIYTYSGLFCVTVNPYKWLPVYDSVVVNAYRGKKRIEAPPHIFSISDNAYQHMLTDQENQSILITGESGAGKTVNTKRVIQYFATIAVAGGKKEQAAAATSGKIKGSLEDQIIAANPLLEAYGNAKTVRNDNSSRFGKFIRIHFGTTGKLASADIETYLLEKSRVTFQLSAERSYHIFYQLMTGHQPQLLEALLITTNPYDYPMISQGEIAVKSIDDTEEFIATDTAIDILGFTAEEKIGIYKLTGSVMHHGAMKFKQKQREEQAEPDGTEEADKISYLMGLNSADLLKALCYPRVKVGNEMVTKGQTVPQVNNSTMALCKSVYEKMFLWMVVRINEMLDTKQARQFFIGVLDIAGFEIFDYNSLEQLCINFTNEKLQQFFNHHMFVLEQEEYKKEGIEWAFIDFGMDLAACIELIEKPMGIFSILEEECMFPKASDTTFKSKLYDQHLGKTKAFEKPKPGKGKAEAHFSLVHYAGTVDYNVTGWLDKNKDPLNDSVVQLYQKSSVKLLAMLYVGAAASQADDAAKGGGKKKKGGSFQTVSALFRENLGKLMTNLRSTHPHFVRCLIPNESKTPGLMENFLVIHQLRCNGVLEGIRICRKGFPSRILYGDFKQRYKVLNASVIPDGQFIDNKKASEKLLGSIDVDKSQYKFGHTKVFFKAGLLGTLEEMRDEKLATLVTMTQALCRGYVMRKEFVKMMARREAIYSIQYNIRSFMNVKHWPWMKLYFKIKPLLKSAETEKEMAAMKENFEKMKEDLTKALAKIKGLEEKMVSLQQEKNDLQLQIASEENTLSDVEERCEGLIKSKIQMEAKLKETIERLEDEEELNAELTAKKRKLEDECSELKKDIDDLELTLAKVEKEKHATENKVKNLTEEMSSQDESIIKLTKEKKALQEAHQQVLDDLQAEEDKVNTLTKAKTKLEQQVDDLEGSLEQEKKVRMDLERAKRKLEGDLKLALESLMDLENDKQQSDEKIKKKDFETSQLLSKIEDEQALGAQLQKKIKELQARIEELEEEIEAERAARAKVEKQRSDLSRDLEEISERLEEAGGATSVQIEMSKKREAEFQKLRRDLEESTLQHEATAAALRKKQADTVAELGEQIDNLQRVKQKLEKEKSEFKMEIDDLSSNMEAIAKAKGNLEKMCRTLEDQLSDLKTKNDEHVRQLNDINVQRARLLTENGELGRQMEEKESLVSQLTRAKQAFTQQIEELKRQIEEEVKAKNALAHGVQSARHDCDLLREQYEEEQEAKAELQRALSKANSEVAQWRSKYETDAIQRTEELEDAKKKLTQRLQDAQEAVEATNAKCASLEKTKQRLLGEVEDLMIDVERANASAAQLDKKQRNFDKVLAEWKQKYEEGQAELEGSLKEARSLSTELFKMKNSYEEALDHLETLKRENKNLQQEICDLTELVGESGKSIHELDKAKKTVENEKAEIQAALEEAEGTLEHEESKILRIQLELNQIKGEVDRKLAEKDEEIEQIKRNSQRMMDSMQSTLDTEIRSRNDALRIKKKMEGDLNEMEIQLSHANRQAAESQKQLRNVQGALKDAQLQLDDAIRVADDMKEQVAMVERRNNLMMAEIEELRAALEQTERGRKVAEQELVDASERVGLLHSQNTSLINTKKKLEVDLTQVQGEMEDTVQEARNAEEKAKKAITDAAMMAEELKKEQDTSSHLERMKKNLEVTVKDLQHRLDEAENLAMKGGKKQLQKLEARVRELEGEVDAEQKRGAEAIKGVRRYERRVKELTYQTEEDKKNVSRLQDLVDRLQLKMKAYKRAAEDAEEQSNTHLSRYRKVQHELEEAQERADISESQVNKLRAKSRELGSKGKAAEE; this is encoded by the exons ATGAGCACGGACGCAGAGATGGCGGCATTTGGCCCGGCGGCCATCTACCTCCGAAAGCCGGAAAGGGAGAGGCTTGAAGCCCAGACCGCTCCCTTTGATGCCAAAACAGCTTTCTTTGTGGTTGAGCCCAAAGAGATGTACCTCAAAGGAGTTCTCCAGAGTAGAGAGGGTGGCAAAGCCACTGTCAAAACACTGTGTAACAAA GTTCTCACTGTAAAGGAGGATGATATCCACCCCATGAACCCTCCAAAGTACGATAAAATTGAGGACATGGCCATGATGACCCACCTCAATGAGCCCACTGTGCTGTATAACCTCAAAGAGCGTTACGCAGCATGGATGATCTAT ACCTACTCTGGGTTGTTCTGTGTCACTGTGAACCCCTACAAGTGGCTCCCAGTGTACGACTCTGTAGTTGTGAATGCTTACAGAGGCAAAAAGAGAATTGAGGCTCCACCCCACATCTTCTCCATCTCTGATAATGCCTATCAGCACATGCTCACCG ACCAAGAGAACCAGTCAATTCTGATCAC TGGAGAATCTGGTGCAGGAAAGACTGTCAACACCAAACGTGTCATCCAGTACTTTGCGACAATCGCAGTGGCTGGAGGCAAGAAAGAACAAGCAGCAGCTGCTACTTCTGGGAAAATAAAG GGGTCGCTGGAGGATCAAATCATTGCAGCTAACCCCCTACTGGAGGCCTATGGTAATGCAAAGACCGTGAGAAATGACAACTCCTCACGCTTT GGTAAGTTCATCAGAATCCATTTTGGAACAACTGGAAAGTTGGCCTCTGCTGATATTGAAACAT ATCTGCTGGAGAAGTCACGAGTGACATTCCAGCTGTCTGCTGAGAGAAGCTACCACATCTTCTATCAGCTCATGACTGGACACCAGCCACAATTGCTGG AGGCACTTCTGATCACCACCAACCCCTATGACTATCCCATGATCAGTCAGGGTGAAATAGCTGTCAAGAGTATTGATGATACAGAGGAGTTCATCGCCACCGAT ACGGCCATTGACATTTTAGGCTTCACTGCTGAGGAGAAGATTGGCATCTACAAGCTGACTGGTTCTGTGATGCATCATGGGGCAATGAAGTTCAAGCAGAAGCAGCGTGAGGAGCAGGCAGAGCCAGATGGCACTGAGG AGGCTGATAAAATCTCCTACCTCATGGGTCTGAACTCCGCTGACTTGCTCAAAGCTCTGTGCTACCCAAGAGTGAAAGTCGGGAATGAGATGGTGACCAAGGGGCAGACTGTACCACAG GTGAACAATTCAACTATGGCCCTCTGTAAATCTGTCTATGAGAAAATGTTCTTGTGGATGGTTGTTCGTATCAATGAGATGTTAGACACAAAGCAGGCCAGACAATTCTTCATTGGTGTGCTGGACATCGCTGGATTTGAGATCTTTGAT TACAACAGCTTGGAGCAGCTTTGTATCAACTTCACCAATGAGAAACTGCAACAGTTCTTCAACCACCACATGTTCGTACTGGAACAAGAGGAGTACAAGAAAGAGGGAATTGAATGGGCGTTCATTGACTTTGGTATGGACTTGGCTGCCTGCATAGAGCTTATTGAGAAG CCAATGGGCATCTTCTCCATCCTTGAAGAGGAGTGCATGTTCCCCAAGGCTTCAGACACTACCTTTAAGAGCAAGCTGTATGACCAGCATCTTGGTAAAACCAAAGCGTTTGAGAAGCCTAAACCTGGAAAAGGCAAAGCTGAGGCCCACTTTTCCCTGGTGCACTATGCCGGTACTGTGGACTACAATGTCACAGGCTGGCTGGACAAGAACAAGGACCCCCTGAACGACTCCGTTGTGCAGCTGTACCAGAAGTCCTCAGTCAAACTGTTGGCTATGTTGTATGTAGGAGCAGCAGCTTCACAAGCAGACG ATGCTGCAAAAGGAGGAGGCAAGAAGAAGAAGGGTGGTTCCTTCCAGACTGTGTCTGCTCTGTTCAGG GAGAATTTGGGCAAGCTGATGACCAACTTGAGGAGTACCCATCCTCACTTTGTGCGCTGTTTAATTCCCAATGAATCAAAGACACCAG GTCTGATGGAGAACTTCCTGGTCATCCACCAGCTGAGGTGTAATGGTGTGCTGGAAGGTATAAGAATCTGCAGAAAGGGCTTCCCCAGCAGAATCCTCTATGGTGACTTCAAGCAGAG ataCAAAGTATTGAATGCAAGTGTCATCCCTGATGGACAATTTATTGACAACAAGAAGGCTTCAGAGAAGCTCCTGGGATCAATAGATGTGGACAAGAGTCAGTACAAGTTTGGGCACACCAAG GTGTTCTTCAAAGCTGGTCTGTTAGGTACTCTAGAGGAGATGCGAGATGAGAAACTGGCTACTCTGGTGACCATGACTCAGGCTCTCTGCAGAGGTTACGTCATGAGGAAAGAGTTTGTCAAGATGATGGCGAGACG AGAAGCAATTTACTCCATCCAATACAACATCCGCTCATTTATGAATGTGAAACACTGGCCATGGATGAAGCTGTACTTCAAGATCAAGCCTCTTTTAAAATCTGCAGAAACTGAAAAAGAGATGGCCGCAATGAAGGAAAACTTTGAGAAAATGAAGGAGGATCTGACAAAGGCATTGGCCAAGATAAAAGGGCTTGAGGAGAAAATGGTTTCTCTGCAGCAGGAAAAGAATGACCTGCAGCTACAGATAGCATCT GAAGAGAATACTCTCTCTGATGTTGAGGAAAGATGTGAGGGACTCATCAAGAGTAAGATCCAGATGGAAGCCAAACTCAAAGAGACAATTGAGAggctggaggatgaggaggagctcAATGCTGAGCTGACTGCCAAGAAAAGGAAACTGGAGGACGAGTGCTCTGAGCTGAAGAAAGACATTGATGACTTGGAGCTCACCTTGGCCAAAGTGGAAAAGGAGAAACATGCCACTGAAAATAAG GTTAAAAACCTGACAGAGGAGATGTCTTCTCAAGATGAGAGCATTATCAAGTTGACCAAGGAGAAGAAAGCCCTCCAAGAGGCGCATCAGCAAGTCCTTGATGATCTCCAGGCAGAGGAAGACAAAGTCAACACTCTGACCAAAGCCAAGACCAAGCTTGAACAGCAAGTTGATGAT TTGGAGGGTTCCCTGGAGCAAGAAAAGAAGGTCCGCATGGACCTTGAGAGAGCCAAGAGGAAGCTTGAAGGAGATCTGAAACTGGCCCTGGAGTCCTTGATGGACCTGGAGAATGACAAGCAGCAGTCAGATGAGAAGATCAAGAA GAAGGACTTTGAGACAAGCCAACTTCTCAGCAAAATTGAAGATGAGCAGGCATTGGGTGCTCAGCTTCAGAAGAAAATCAAAGAACTCCAG GCCCGTATTGAGGAGTTGGAGGAGGAGATTGAGGCTGAACGTGCTGCTCGGGCCAAGGTTGAGAAGCAGAGGTCTGATCTCTCCAGGGACCTTGAGGAGATCAGTGAAAGGCTTGAAGAGGCTGGTGGTGCAACATCTGTCCAGATTGAGATGAGCAAGAAGCGTGAGGCTGAGTTCCAGAAGCTGCGTCGTGATCTTGAAGAGTCCACCCTGCAGCATGAGGCCACCGCTGCTGCTCTCCGTAAGAAGCAGGCCGACACTGTGGCAGAACTGGGAGAACAAATAGACAACCTCCAGCGTGTCAAGCAGAagctggagaaggagaagagtgaATTCAAAATGGAGATTGATGACCTCTCTAGCAACATGGAAGCTATCGCCAAGGCAAAG GGTAATCTAGAGAAAATGTGCCGAACCCTTGAAGATCAACTGAGTGATTTGAAGACAAAGAATGATGAGCATGTCCGCCAACTTAATGACATAAATGTTCAGAGAGCAAGGCTTCTGACTGAGAATG GTGAACTTGGTCGTCAGATGGAGGAGAAAGAATCTCTTGTTTCCCAGCTGACCAGGGCCAAGCAAGCATTCACACAGCAGATTGAGGAACTCAAAAGGCAGATTGAAGAGGAAGTGAAG GCCAAAAATGCCCTAGCCCATGGTGTGCAGTCAGCCCGCCATGACTGTGATCTGCTTCGGGAGCAGtatgaggaggagcaggaggccaAGGCTGAACTGCAGCGGGCACTGTCCAAGGCCAACAGTGAGGTGGCTCAGTGGAGATCCAAATATGAGACCGATGCCATTCAGCGCACTGAGGAGCTTGAGGATGCCAA GAAAAAGCTTACCCAGCGTCTGCAAGATGCACAGGAGGCTGTTGAAGCAACAAACGCCAAGTGTGCTTCTCTGGAGAAGACCAAGCAGAGACTGCTGGGTGAAGTTGAGGATCTCATGATTGATGTGGAGAGAGCTAATGCTTCGGCTGCCCAGCTTGACAAGAAGCAGAGGAACTTTGACAAG GTTCTGGCCGAGTGGAAGCAGAAGTACGAGGAGGGCCAGGCAGAGCTAGAGGGATCTCTGAAGGAGGCTCGCTCTCTAAGCACTGAGCTGTTCAAGATGAAGAACTCCTATGAAGAAGCTTTGGACCACCTGGAGACActgaagagagagaacaagaaccTGCAAC AGGAGATCTGTGACCTGACTGAACTGGTCGGTGAGTCTGGAAAGAGCATCCATGAGTTGGATAAGGCAAAGAAGACAGTGGAGAATGAGAAGGCAGAAATCCAGGCTGCACTAGAGGAAGCAGAG GGCACACTGGAACATGAGGAATCCAAGATTCTTCGTATACAGCTGGAGCTCAACCAGATCAAAGGGGAAGTTGACAGGAAGCTGGCAGAGAAGGATGAGGAGATAGAGCAGATCAAGAGGAACAGCCAGAGGATGATGGACTCCATGCAGAGCACTCTGGACACTGAGATCAGGAGCAGGAATGATGCCCTGAGAATCaaaaagaagatggagggagatctcAATGAGATGGAGATTCAGCTGAGTCATGCCAACCGCCAGGCTGCTGAAAGCCAAAAACAGCTGAGGAATGTCCAGGGAGCACTCAAG GATGCCCAACTGCAACTTGACGACGCCATCCGTGTCGCAGATGACATGAAGGAGCAAGTAGCCATGGTGGAGCGCAGGAATAACCTGATGATGGCTGAGATTGAAGAACTGAGGGCTGCCCtcgagcagacagagagaggccgcAAAGTGGCCGAGCAGGAGCTGGTTGATGCCAGTGAGCGTGTTGGACTGCTGCACTCTCAG AATACCAGCCTCATCAACACTAAGAAGAAGCTGGAGGTTGACCTTACTCAGGTCCAAGGTGAAATGGAAGACACTGTCCAAGAAGCAAGAAATGCAGAGGAGAAGGCCAAGAAGGCTATTACTGAT GCTGCCATGATGGCAGAGGAGCTGAAGAAGGAGCAGGACACCAGCTCTCACCTGGAGAGGATGAAGAAGAACCTGGAGGTCACAGTCAAGGACCTGCAGCACCGTCTGGATGAGGCTGAGAACCTGGCCATGAAGGGCGGAAAGAAACAACTCCAGAAACTGGAGGCGAGG GTCCGTGAACTGGAGGGTGAAGTTGATGCTGAACAGAAACGTGGAGCTGAAGCCATTAAAGGTGTTCGCAGATATGAGAGGAGAGTCAAAGAGCtcacctaccag ACTGAAGAGGACAAGAAGAATGTGAGCAGGCTGCAGGATCTGGTGGACAGGCTTCAGTTAAAAATGAAGGCCTACAAGAGAGCGGCTGAGGATGCT